From a region of the Balaenoptera musculus isolate JJ_BM4_2016_0621 chromosome 15, mBalMus1.pri.v3, whole genome shotgun sequence genome:
- the TMEM270 gene encoding LOW QUALITY PROTEIN: transmembrane protein 270 (The sequence of the model RefSeq protein was modified relative to this genomic sequence to represent the inferred CDS: deleted 1 base in 1 codon) has product MEAVPLVRSSLLGTLLLVVKLSALLGGDRAPLYNFLLLKITRFNCWLSGLTQEAQGSHPPAKISACPVGRVLQAGLTLIEVPVWLVQRAPRLVWAGVPGCAQASGPAPKRLGAWEQLGLMLSAGLPLLPTWRLCQKAHCCRLGRLPRKALLENRVVLGTLALLKRLHWGVESTAALTSWHLAYLVTWTTCLASHLLQAAFEHTAQLAQAQKASGLLSESPLPEPPAPEAGPVLPEPGTPVE; this is encoded by the exons ATGGAGGCCGTCCCTCTGGTCAGATCCAGCCTCTTGGGGACTCTGCTGCTGGTGGTGAAGCTCTCCGCACTGTTGGGTGGG GACCGGGCCCCCCTCTACAATTTCCTGCTCCTCAAGATCACCCGCTTTAACTGCTGGCTGTCAGGGCTGACCCAGGAGGCCCAGGGGTCCCACCCACCCGCCAAGATCTCAGCCTGCCCCGTGGGCCGGGTTCTACAGGCTGGGCTGACACTGATAGAAGTCCCAGTATGGCTGGTGCAGCGGGCGCCCAGGCTGGTGTGGGCAGGCGTGCCGGGCTGTGCCCAGGCCTCGGGCCCGGCTCCGAAGCGGCTGGGTGcctgggagcagctgggcctgaTGCTGTCTGCCGGGCTGCCGCTACTGCCGACCTGGAGACTGTGCCAGAAAGCCCACTGCTGCCGCCTGGGCCGGCTGCCCAggaag GCTCTGCTGGAGAACCGCGTGGTGCTGGGGACACTGGCGCTGCTGAAGCGTCTGCACTGGGGGGTGGAGAGCACGGCAGCACTCACCTCCTGGCACCTGGCCTACCTTGTCACCTGGACCACCTGCCTCGCCTCCCACCTGCTGCAGGCTGCCTTTGAGCACACAGCCCAGCTGGCCCAGGCCCAGAAGGCCTCGGGGCTCTTGTCTGAGTCCCCGCTCCCTGAGCCCCCGGCCCCCGAGGCT GGGCCAGTTCTGCCAGAGCCTGGAACTCCTGTAGAATAA